The DNA sequence GGAACGCGGCCTCTCGGCGCTCGAGTCCCTGCTCTTCGCCAAGTACCAGATGTACCGCAACGTGTACTGGCACCACGCGGTGCGCAGCGCGACGGCGATGTACAAGCGCCTCGTCGAGGACGCGTTGCAGGACGGCTCGCTCGACCCGCTGCGGCTCGCGCAGTTCACCGACGAAGGGCTGCTGCACGACCTCGAGCGCGGCGACCGCCCGTTGGTCGCGGCCATTCGCGAACGCCGCCTCTTCAAGCGTGCGCTCGAGGTCCCGGCCTTCGCCCTCGCCGACTACGACCTCGAATGGTTGGCCGACGATCGCGCCCGCATCCGGCTCGCCGAGGATGCGCTGGCCGCGTCGATGGGGCTCAAGGCGGGCGAGCTGCTGCTCGACTTCCCGCGCAAGGAGCGCATGCTCGGCTTGGACCTACCGCTGCTCGCCAAGGACGGCAGCGTGCATCGCCTCACCGACGCCGGGCTCGCCGGCACGCTCAACCTGCCGATTCTCGGCGAGCAGCTCTACCAGTCGGCGCGCTGGCTGCGCGTGTTCACGTCCGAGCGGCGGTCGGTGGCACTGGCCGAGGTACTGGCCGTGCTCGGGCGCTGAGGGCCGCTACGCCGTGGGCTCGGACGACGCCTGCTTCGCCTTGCCGTGCGCCTCGGCCAACAACTTGCCGATGCCGCGATAGAACTTCGCATCGGCCCCGCGCCCTTCCTCGGCCATCGCGAGGGCACAGCGCTCCAGCGCGTAGAGGATGTTGCCCAGGTACAGCTCGGCGAGCCCGCCGACCGATTCCGGCTGTTCAGCCACCCGCGGCCTCGAGGCCGAGGACCTGGATGACGATCGCCGTGATGTTGTCGAGGCCGCCGCGGCCGTTGGCCTCGGCGATCAGCGAATCGACGATGCGGCCCGGACCCGAGCGGGCCATGAGCAGCTGCGCCAGACGACGGTCGTCGACCATGCCGGTGAGTCCGTCGGAGCAGAGCAGGAACACGTCGCCGACGCGCACCTCACCCGAATAGATGTCCGACTCGACCTCGTCGCTCGCCCCGACGCAGCGCGTGATCACGTTGCTGTAGGGGTGATACCGGGCCTGCTCCGGCGTGAGCAGGCCGGCGTCCACCTGCTCCTGCACGTAGGAGTGGTCCTTGGTGATCTGCACCAGGGCGCCGTCGCGGTACAGATAGACGCGCGAGTCGCCGATCTGCCCGATCAGGTAGCCATGGTCGGAAAGCACCATCACCGAGGCGGTGGTGCCCATGCCCTGCTTGTCCGACTCGGCGAGCATGCGCTCGAAGATCGCGCGGTTGGCTTCCTGCAGCGACTTGTTGACCAGGTCGGCGGCACCGGCGTCGCGCACCGACGAGAGGCCGAGCAGGTGTCGCGAGACGATGGTGACGGCCATCTCGCTGGCGACTTCGCCCGCCGCGTGACCGCCCACTCCATCCGCCACCACGAAAACGCCGCGGCGATCATCCGCCTCGGCGAAGAAGTTGTCCTCGTTACCCGAGCGGATACGACCGACATCCGTCCCGGCGCCGACGTGAATCTGCATAGCGGTCAGCGCACCGTAGTCAGAAGGAACGCGATGAGCCCCATGCCGGCACCGGCGAGGCTGAGGAAGATGGCGATGACCGCACCGCAACCGGCTTTCTTCTTGGCTTCCGGCGCCGGAGCGACCGGAGCCTTGGCCATGGCCGGTGTCCTTGCCGCCGCGCCGCGCCGCAGCGCGTCCACGTCGGCCGCGGCGATCGCCCGCGTCGAACCCGCCGCCTCGGCGGCCTGCGCCGCCGGACGGAACGTCATCTTGATACCGCCGAACCGGATGTCCGGCGAGCCTTCGAGCTTCTGTTCACCCTGCACGCGACGGCCGCCGACGTAGGTGCCGTTCGTGGACCCCTGGTCCACGACCCACCAGCCGTCCGCGCGCTTCTGGATCTTCGCGTGGGAGTCGGAGATCGATTCATCGCGGATCGCGATGTCGTTGTGCTCACCGCGCCCGATGTTCGTGAGCGCGGCGTGGAGATCGAATCGCGTGCCCTTGAGCGGACCCTCCGCCTTGATCTCGAGCGTCGCCAGTGGCGCGCGGCCCGGTCGGGCGGCGGGCGCTGCGTCCGGCGCGGACACAGCGGCCGGAGTCGGCACGGCTGCGGGTGCAGACGTCGGAGCTGGTGTCGGAGCTGGAGTTGGTGCTGGTGCTGGTGCCGGCTCACGAACCGGCTCGGGCGCCGGCACCGGTGCGGCGGCAACCGCAGGCGCAGGTGCCGCCTTCGCGACATCCGCGTAGAACCGGAACTCCTCGCTCCCCATCTTCAGCACATCGCCGCGACCGAGCAACTGCGAGCCCGCGACGCGCACGCCGTTCACCCACACGCCGTTGGTGCTGTGATCCGCCAAGACGTAGCCGTTCGCCGCCGGCGCGATGCTCGCATGCTTGCGCGAGACTTCGCTCGACGAGAGGACGACGTCGTTGCCGACCTCGCGCCCGAAGGTGATGCCCGCGTCGCTCACGGTGTACTCGCGTCCGTCCACGAGCGAGACAAGGCGACCGCCGGTCGCCGTCGTGGGCTTCTTCGGGGCCGCGCCGCCCTTGGCGTTCGCCACCAGTGCCGCGACATCCGCCGCCGAGACGAACTGGGTGCTGCCTTCCTTTTGGTCGTCGCCGAGTCGCAGCTCGTGGCCCGCGATCTCGACGCGGTCGCCGTGCAGGAGGGGGCTGGGCTCGAGACCGAGCTGCACCCCGTTCACCAGGATGACCGCATCCGGCGCCCCGCGCTTGATCACCACTCCGGAGCTCCCGACCGTCACCACCGCCCGGTCCGACGCGCCCCCGTTAGGCAGCGGGACCGTCGCGCCTGGGAAGGCACCGACGGTCGCATCACCCGCCGGGAGCGGGAACTGTTGGTCCTGGAGCTGCAGATAGGGCATCCGGGACGAAAGTTACCGCACCGTCCGGAAGGTCGGCAAGCGCGACGGTCCCCGTGTCACGAGGCCGTGGCGAGTTCTCCCGCTTGCAATCGGTAGAGCCGCGCATACAGTCCGCCGGCCGAAAGCAGCGAGCGGTGGCTGCCGCGCTCGCGCACCTCGCCGTGATGCATGACGAGGATCTCCGTGGCACGCGTGATGGTGCTGAGGCGATGCGCGACGGCGATCGTCGTGCGGCCCTGCATCAGGACGTCGAGTCCGCGCTGGATCTGGGCTTCGACCTCGCTGTCGACGCTGCTCGTCGCCTCGTCGAGGACGAGCAGGGCGGGATCGGCCGCGATGGCGCGCGCGAAGCTGAGCAGCTGCCGCTCGCCGACGCTCAGCGAACTGCCGCGCTCGCCGAGGCGCTGGCGATACCCGTCGGGCAGTCGGGCGACGATGCGGTCGGCCCCCACGCGGGCGGCGGCGCTCGCCACCTCGGCGTCCGTGAGCGGCGTGGAGAGGCGGATGTTCGTCGCGATGTCGTCGGCGAAGAGGAAGATGTCCTGCTGCACGTAGCCGACGGCGCGGCGCAGTTCGTCCAGCGGGATCTGCCGGATATCCACGCCGTCTACCAGGATGCGCCCGCGCTGCGGTTCGTAGAAGCGCAGCAGCAGGTTGATGACCGTCGTCTTGCCGGCGCCGGTATGGCCGACCAGCGCCAACGTCTCGCCCGGCCGCACGGAGAAACTCACGCCGCGCAGTACCCACTCGGGTTCGGCCGGCGCGGCGGCCCCGCTGGCGACGTGCGCAAGGTCGTACGCAAACCAGACATCCTCGAAGGCGACCGTCACGCCGTGTCGCTGCACGGCGTCCGCGCGCAGCGTCGCGGCGGGACGATCGGGCCCCTCCCCCGCCCGCTCCGGCTCCGGCGTCTCGTCGAGCAGCTTGAAGATGCGCTCGCTGGCCGCCATCGCCTGCTGCAGGGTGTTGTACTTGTCGCTGAGGTCCTGCAGCGGCTGGTAGAAGCGGCGCGCCAGCTGGAGGAAGGCGGCGAGCGTGCCGACCGTGAGCCCCCCGGCTTCGACGCGCGGCGCCGCCGCGAGGATCAGCGCCGCAAGCGCGACGGTCGTGAGGATCTCGATGGCCGGGAAGTACATCGCGTACACCGTCACGCTGCGCAGGTGCGCGGCGAGGTGACTGCGGTCGATCTCGCGGAACCGCGCGGCTTCGTCGGCCTCGCGCCCGAACAGCTGCACCACGCGGATCCCCGCGATGCGCTCCTGCAGGAAGGCGTTGATGCGCGCCAGCTTCGTGCGGATCTCGCGGTACTCGGTGCGCACGCGCTTGCGGAACACCGCCGAGACCCAGAGGATGCCCGGCACCACGAGATAGGCGGCGAGGGCGAGCCGCCAATCGACGACCAGCATGAGGACCGTGATGGCGACCAGCGTGAACAGGTCGCCGATGCCGGCCACCACACCCGACGTGAACAGTTCGTTCAGCGACTCGACGTCATTCGTGACGCGCGTGACCAAGCGCCCGACGGGATTGCGGTCGAAGAACGTCACCGGCAGGCGCTGCAGCTGCGCGAACACCCGACGGCGCAGGTCGTGCATCACCCGCTGTCCCAGCTTGCCCGTGACGACCGTCTCGAAGTACGCGCCGATGACCTGGGCGAGCAGCGCGGCCAGCAGGATGAGCGTGGATTGCACGATCAACGCGCTGTCCTTGGCCGGGATCGCCACGTCGATGACGCGCCGCGTCATGAGGGGCCCGACGAGCTGCAGGGTGCCGACCGCGAGCAGCAGGCCCAGCGCCCCGGCGACCTGCCAACGATACGGCCGCACGAGCGCGAGCAAGCGGCGGGCCAGGCGCAGGTCGAAGGCCTTGTTGAGGGCCTCCTCCTCGTGGCTGATGCTGGTGGGTGCGGTCACGATGGAATCTCGCCGGTGGCGCGGGAGCCGGGCTAGCCCCAGTGGCAGCGCTGCGCAGGCAATACTTTTCAGCCATGCCGGAACGGACGCCGCCGTGACCCCCGCCCTCGACCCGCAATTCGCCCCGCTCGCCGCGGCGCTCGCGCAGGAGTTCGCGCTCGAGGCGGAACTCGGGCGCGGCGGCATGGGCGTGGTGTTCCGCGCCACGGACCTGATGCTGGACCGCAGCGTCGCCCTGAAGGTGTTGCCGCCGTCCCTCGGGGCCGACCCCGAAGTGCGCGCGCGCTTCCTCCGCGAGGCGCGGACGGCCGGCCAGCTCTCGCATCCGCACATAGTGCACATCCATCGCGCCGACGAGCGTGCGGGCTTCGCGTACTTCGTGATGGGCTTGGTCGAAGGCGAAAACCTCGGCCAGCGCGTGCGCGATCGCGGGCCGCTGCCGCCCGGCGACGCCGTGCGGCACCTGCGCGAGGTCGCCTGGGCGCTCGCCTACGCCCACGCGCGCGGGGTGATCCACCGGGACGTGAAGCCCGAGAACATCATGATCGAGCGCGGCAGCAATCGCGCCTTGGTTACGGACTTCGGCATCGCGCGCGTCGAGACCGCGGCGCACCTCACCACCGAAGGCCACGTCGTCGGCACCGCGCACTACATGAGTCCCGAACAGGTCAACGGCGGCGCGCTTGACGGTCGCTCGGATCTCTACGCACTCGGCGTCGTCGGGTACTTCCTGCTCAGTGGCAAACTGCCGTTCGAGGGCATGACCCCGGGGGCGGTGCTGGTCGCGCACGCTACCCAAGCGCCGCCGCC is a window from the Pseudogemmatithrix spongiicola genome containing:
- a CDS encoding Stp1/IreP family PP2C-type Ser/Thr phosphatase, which encodes MQIHVGAGTDVGRIRSGNEDNFFAEADDRRGVFVVADGVGGHAAGEVASEMAVTIVSRHLLGLSSVRDAGAADLVNKSLQEANRAIFERMLAESDKQGMGTTASVMVLSDHGYLIGQIGDSRVYLYRDGALVQITKDHSYVQEQVDAGLLTPEQARYHPYSNVITRCVGASDEVESDIYSGEVRVGDVFLLCSDGLTGMVDDRRLAQLLMARSGPGRIVDSLIAEANGRGGLDNITAIVIQVLGLEAAGG
- a CDS encoding FHA domain-containing protein encodes the protein MPYLQLQDQQFPLPAGDATVGAFPGATVPLPNGGASDRAVVTVGSSGVVIKRGAPDAVILVNGVQLGLEPSPLLHGDRVEIAGHELRLGDDQKEGSTQFVSAADVAALVANAKGGAAPKKPTTATGGRLVSLVDGREYTVSDAGITFGREVGNDVVLSSSEVSRKHASIAPAANGYVLADHSTNGVWVNGVRVAGSQLLGRGDVLKMGSEEFRFYADVAKAAPAPAVAAAPVPAPEPVREPAPAPAPTPAPTPAPTSAPAAVPTPAAVSAPDAAPAARPGRAPLATLEIKAEGPLKGTRFDLHAALTNIGRGEHNDIAIRDESISDSHAKIQKRADGWWVVDQGSTNGTYVGGRRVQGEQKLEGSPDIRFGGIKMTFRPAAQAAEAAGSTRAIAAADVDALRRGAAARTPAMAKAPVAPAPEAKKKAGCGAVIAIFLSLAGAGMGLIAFLLTTVR
- a CDS encoding ABC transporter ATP-binding protein — protein: MTAPTSISHEEEALNKAFDLRLARRLLALVRPYRWQVAGALGLLLAVGTLQLVGPLMTRRVIDVAIPAKDSALIVQSTLILLAALLAQVIGAYFETVVTGKLGQRVMHDLRRRVFAQLQRLPVTFFDRNPVGRLVTRVTNDVESLNELFTSGVVAGIGDLFTLVAITVLMLVVDWRLALAAYLVVPGILWVSAVFRKRVRTEYREIRTKLARINAFLQERIAGIRVVQLFGREADEAARFREIDRSHLAAHLRSVTVYAMYFPAIEILTTVALAALILAAAPRVEAGGLTVGTLAAFLQLARRFYQPLQDLSDKYNTLQQAMAASERIFKLLDETPEPERAGEGPDRPAATLRADAVQRHGVTVAFEDVWFAYDLAHVASGAAAPAEPEWVLRGVSFSVRPGETLALVGHTGAGKTTVINLLLRFYEPQRGRILVDGVDIRQIPLDELRRAVGYVQQDIFLFADDIATNIRLSTPLTDAEVASAAARVGADRIVARLPDGYRQRLGERGSSLSVGERQLLSFARAIAADPALLVLDEATSSVDSEVEAQIQRGLDVLMQGRTTIAVAHRLSTITRATEILVMHHGEVRERGSHRSLLSAGGLYARLYRLQAGELATAS